From Cinclus cinclus chromosome 26, bCinCin1.1, whole genome shotgun sequence, one genomic window encodes:
- the SH3BGRL3 gene encoding LOW QUALITY PROTEIN: SH3 domain-binding glutamic acid-rich-like protein 3 (The sequence of the model RefSeq protein was modified relative to this genomic sequence to represent the inferred CDS: deleted 1 base in 1 codon) — MPVPAGPIGPRSHMPGGGGAAAPPSIPRPSLPPSAGLNAGSGRDRTMSTLKVYSTSVTGSREIKSQQSEVTRILDGKNIKYELVDISQDNALREEMRAKAGNPKAIPPQIVNGDQYCGDYELFVEAVEQNTLQEFLKLA, encoded by the exons ATGCCCGTTCCCGCTGGCCCCATTGGCCCCCGCAGTCACatgccgggcggcggcggggctgccgctcctccctccatccct cgtCCGTCCCTGCCTCCCTCGGCCGGGCTGAACGCTGGGAGCGGCCGCGATCGCACCATGAGCACCCTCAAGGTCTACAGCACCTCGGTGACCGGCTCCCGGGAG ATCAAATCCCAACAGAGCGAAGTAACCCGAATCCTTGATGGGAAGAACATCAAGTACGAGCTGGTGGACATCTCCCAGGACAACGCTCTCCGGGAGGAGATGAGGGCCAAGGCAGGCAACCCCAAAGCCATCCCACCCCAGATCGTCAACGGGGACCAGTACTGCGGG GATTACGAGCTCTTTGTGGAAGCTGTGGAACAAAACACTCTGCAGGAGTTCCTGAAGCTGGCCTGA